TCGGCCAGCCGCAACGCGGCCTCGAAACTCTCGGCCAGCCGCTGGCGCAAGGGATTCACTCCCTCTTCCTCGCCATCGAAGCGCACCTTGATGCGGTCGATCACCACGTCGATGTTGTGTTTCTCGGTTTTCTTGAGCGAGGGCAGCGCTTCGGCCTCGAGCACCACGCCGTCAATCCGGAACCGCACGTAGCCCTGCGCCTGCATGTCGGCGAACAGTTCGAGAAACTCGCCCTTCTTCTCGCGCGCCACGGGTGCGAGGATCATCAGGCGCGTCCCTTCGGGCAACGCCAGCACCGCGTCCACCATCTGCGCCACGCTCTGAGCGGCCAGCGGCAGGCCGTGGTCCGGACAGTGCGGCGTACCGGCCCGCGCATACAGCAGGCGAAGGTAGTCGTGGATTTCGGTGACCGTTCCCACCGTGGAGCGGGGGTTGTGGCTGGTCGCCTTCTGCTCGATGGCGATCGCCGGCGACAGGCCCTCGATCAGGTCCACATCGGGTTTGTCCATCAACTGGAGGAACTGCCGGGCGTACGCCGACAAGCTCTCCACGTACCGGCGCTGGCCTTCGGCGTAGAGCGTGTCGAAAGCCAGGCTGGACTTGCCCGAGCCCGACAGACCGGTGATCACCACCAGCGAATGCTTCGGGATGTCGAGGTCGACATTCTTCAGGTTGTGCGTGCGCGCGCCGCGCACTGTGAGGAAAGCGCTGGCATGCCGCAAGGCGGCAACCAGGTAGCGCGCATCGGGCTCGGACACGGACACGGCTGAGGGAGTCGTCACGCCGGTCGATCCCGTCGATATCGGGGCCGGGTTCAAGTTCTGGTTCAAGGCGCTTCGGGTGTGTGGAGGGCAACCGAGCATGATAAGCCGCCAACGGGCGGCGAACCCACCTTCCAGCGGCCACCTGCCATTCGCCGACAATACGCCCTCCGCCCGCTTGGGCCCTGCCCAACCCCGCTCCCGTGCCTTCTCTGAGCCCCACCCCCGCCGCCACGGCAGACGCCCCCCCACCCGACGCGGCCCGCATGACCCCGGCCGAACGCCGCGCGAGCGCCTCTCTGGCGCTGGTGTTTGCCTTGCGCATGCTCGGCTTGTTCATCGTTCTGCCGGTGTTCGCCCTGGAGGCGGCGCGCCTGCCCGGCGGCGACGACCCCGCCCGGGTGGGCTTTGCCATGGGCCTCTACGGCCTGACCCAGGCCTTCCTGCAGATGCCCGTGGGACTGGCCTCGGACCGCTACGGCCGCAAGCCCGTCATCGTCGCCGGCTTGCTGCTGTTCGCGCTGGGCAGCGGCATCGCCGCCTGGGCGCCCGATCTCACCTGGCTGGCGATCGGCCGCGCGGTGCAGGGTGCTGGCGCCATCTCCGCCGCCGTGACCGCATTTCTTGCCGACGTCACGCGCGACGCCGTGCGCACCAAGGCCATGGCCATGGTCGGCGCCAGCATCGCCTTGATGTTTGCGCTGTCCCTGGTGTTGGCTCCGATGCTGGCCGGCTGGATCGGCCTGTCCGGCATCTTCGCCGTGACGGGCGTGCTGGCCCTGCTGGCCATCGCGGTGGTGATCTGGGTCGCGCCGCCCGAGCCGCGCGAACACCGGCCATCGGACTTGCAGCAAGTGCGCACCAGCCTGGCCGAGGTGCTGCGCGACCGAGGCCTGCTGCGCCTGAACCTCGGGGTGTTCGTGCTGCACGCGGTGCAACTGGCGATGTGGATGGCCGTGCCCGCCATGCTGGTGTCGGCGGGCCTAGCCAAAGCCGATCACGCTCATGTCTACCTGCCGGCCGTGGCCGCATCGCTGCTCGTCATGGGCGGTGTGCTGTTCCCCATGGAGCGCAGGGGCCATCTGCGAACCGCGTTCCTGGTCTCCATTGCCTTGATCGGCGTGGTGCAACTGGCACTTTGGGCGCTCGCGGGCGCGCAGCCGGGCCTGTGGACGCTGGGCGTGCTGCTTTTTGTGTTCTTCATCGGATTCAACACACTGGAAGCCAGCCAGCCCAGTCTGGTGTCGCGGCTCGCGCCCGTGCACGCCAGAGGGGCCGCTCTGGGCGTGTACAACACGCTGCAATCCGTCGGATTCTTCGTCGGTGGCGCGGCCGGTGGCTGGCTGGTGCGCGCCCATGGCGCGCAAGGCCTTTTCGCCGCCTGTGCCGCAGCCGTGCTGGTGTGGCTGCTGGTGGCGTGGCCGATGCGCGTGCCGCCTCCCGCAAACCGGCGCTGAGAACGCATCGTCCATGGCACATGGTGGTGCAGGCCGGCACCAGAGTCTCCAGGGAGTCGGCCGGCACTTGCGGCACAATGTCAGACCGTTTCTCGTCCGTGCCCCACCCAGCTTCAGCGGCACCCTCTTCAGGACATCACCACCATGGCATCCGTCAACAAAGTCATCCTCGTCGGCAATTGCGGCCGCGACCCCGAAATCCGCTACCTGCCTTCGGGCCAGGCCGTGGCCAACGTCAGCGTGGCCACCTCCAGCCGGCGCAAGGACCGCAACAGCGGCGAGATGATTGAAGACACGCAATGGCATCGCGTGACGTTCTATGACCGACTGGCTGAAATCGCCGGCGAATACGTCAAGAAGGGCCGCCCCATCTATGTCGAAGGCCGATTGAAGTACGGCAAGTACACCGGTCAGGACGGCATTGAAAAGAACACCGTGGACATCATCGCCACGGAGCTGCAGCTCCTGGGCGGCCGTGAAGGCATGGGCGGCGGCGACGAAGGCGGCGGTGGTGGAGGCTACTCGCGTCCTGCGGCCGCGCCTCGGGCCCCTGCCCCGGCGCCTCGACAAGCGCCAGCCGCCGCGCCCGCGCGCCAATCCAGCGGCTTCGATGACATGGACGACGACATTCCGTTCTAAACGTCCACCGACGCCTTGGCAACCGATCAACGCCCGCCACACTGCATTGGGCATGATCGTTCCACCATCACGGCACACCGCACATGATCAAAGTCGTCGTCGCTGAAGATCACGCCTTGGTTCGACAAGGCATTGGCATGCTCCTCAGTGCCAACGGCGACTTCAAGCTGGTGGGAGAAACCGCCTTGGGCAGCGAGGTGGAAGCGCTGGTGCAGCAGCACCGCCCTGACTTGCTGCTGCTCGACCTCGCGCTCGGCGACAGCTCGGGCATTGAAGTGGCACGCAAAGTCAAGCGGGCAGTGCCGCAAACGCGCGCACTGATCGTCACCGGCAACGTCTATCCCGGCTCGGTGACCAATGCCTTCGCGGCCGGCGCCGACGGTTTCGTGCTCAAACACGAACAGGGCGATGAGCTCCTCGGTGCGATCCACGCCGTGCTGTCCGGCAACAGGTACATCAGCCCGCAAGTGGCCAAGGCCATGAGCGCCTCGGCAAGCCACTCCCCCGAAGGCCCCGAGGTCTCTCAGACGCTCACACCGCGAGAGCAACAGATCGTTCGGTTGATTGCCAAGGGCAGCAGCAACCAGGAAATCGCGGATGCCCTGCACATCAGCGTGCTCACCGCCCGCAAGCACCGCCAGAACGTCATGATCAAGCTAGGCCTGCACAACGGCGCGGAGATTGCGGCGTACGCCATCAAATCGGGCCTGTCCGAGGCCCCCGACGTCAGCCGCAACCTCTAGCGGACCAAAAAAGTAACCAAAAATAGTGCACCTGCATTATTGAGCGTCGCATCCGCCCCCTCCATACTTTGCCCACGGTTGTCGCTCCCTCGCCGATGTCGTCGGTGGATGCGATCGAGATGAACAAGGCAAATGAGGCAGGCCATGAAAGTGATGAGCGCAGTAGCCCGAGGTGTGATCAAGTGCATGGGCTTCAAGCATGACGTACCGACGTCCGCACACCATACGGAAGCTGGCGACGACATCGACTCCGAACTGAGTCCTCTCTCGATCCCCGAAGACTACAAGTCGCTTATCTCCTATTGCTTTCGCAGCGTTGGCCTGACCGAGGACCACGTGTCCATCAGTGTGCATCCCGTCGGTCAGCGGCCATCCGGACTGGAAATCTATGCTGCGTTCGTCAAAGTCATGTGCCGGGACTCGTCAACGACGACCCTGCTCAATGAGATGCCGCACATCGAGAAGATGATCGACCGCGGAATTCGCCGCAGCGACATGCCCCGCTACAGCAGCTTCGCGGGCCTCTGGTTTCAATCTTCACCGGAACAGGGCGGTTCTTCCGCCACGATGCACTGAGACCCAAAGCCGGTGGGCTCAACCGGCCTCGGTCACGACAGACCCAGCCGCTTGGGCAGCAGCCCGGCCAAAGCGTACAGCGTGTCGCGTGCAACACAGGCCCGCATCTTTCTCTGCATCAGCTCGCGCCGCCGTTGGCTGTGCTCCAACAGCGCCGATGCCAACTCATGAGCTTCGAGCACCCCCACTCGAAACCCGTTCTCCGCGTTTCGCAGCGTTTCACCCGCCCGCGCAACCCTGGCGGTAGTTGCGGTGACATCGGCCGCTGCTTTCTTGTAGCGAGCCAGCTCCTCCGAGAACGACACTGGCGCCCGTTTTTCGATGGGTATCGACGCATTGAAAAGGGCCAGTCGTTGCAGCTCTTCAGATTCGATTGGCTCAAAGCGAGGCTCCTCGCCTTCGAGCTGCACAGGCAACAACCTCGTCAAATGGGTGAACGCGGATCCGGCCAAATTCCAGACCTCGCCCGCCATCATCAGCGACCTTCGCACTTCGGTCAGGCACTGCTCGAGTTTGCGCAGGTCTGGAGGCTGCATGCTGCCTCTGCGCGCGGGGGCCACGTGCCTCAACCGTTCGAGCGAGGACTGCACATCCAGCAGATTGAGCAACTGAAGCCGCGACGTATTCAACCGATACCCGGCCTTGAGCGTGTTCAGCAGTCGCTTGTTAAGGCCATCGGACGTGTTGTGACTCCCGCCCGCCAAACGCACCCGCGCATCCAGTGCAACGAGCTGCAGCACGGTGCGCATATTCGAGGATGGCCGGGGTGCAAACGTCTCTATCGAGGGGAATCGGCCCGCAGGGGGAAGGCTGTTGCCTTCGTCCAAACGGCCAGGCTCTCTGCACAACACCAACATCTCGACTCTCCAGAAATTCAATGGATCCCGGGGTCGGTGCGCATGAGGCGAATAGGCCAAGAGGCTGGCATTCCGGGAAGAGCACGCAGTGTCCAATCGAGCCACGCCAGGATCAATAACGCGATTGCACTATTTGTCGGTCTGCGCCGCATCAAGGCGCGCCAGCGTGCGCTACCATGCTTTGCCCCAATCGAGCCCGTTCAACCAACGTGACGTCCAACCCCAAGATTCCTTGGAGATTTGTACCGGGCCTCGGGGTCAGCCTGCGGGCGGACGGTACGCTGCTGGACGCCACGGACGGTTTTCTCGAACGGATGGGCATGCCCCCAATGACAGCCGCCACATGGTTGCAAACCCTGGCAGGCCCATCGCGCGACGCACTGCTGTCGGCCCTGAAACATCCGCACGACTTCGAGCTGCACCTGGAATGCCTCGGCGCCGAGGACGGCGGTTCGGCATGGCTGGCATGCACGGCTTGGTGGTCG
The sequence above is a segment of the Hydrogenophaga sp. BPS33 genome. Coding sequences within it:
- the ssb gene encoding single-stranded DNA-binding protein, giving the protein MASVNKVILVGNCGRDPEIRYLPSGQAVANVSVATSSRRKDRNSGEMIEDTQWHRVTFYDRLAEIAGEYVKKGRPIYVEGRLKYGKYTGQDGIEKNTVDIIATELQLLGGREGMGGGDEGGGGGGYSRPAAAPRAPAPAPRQAPAAAPARQSSGFDDMDDDIPF
- a CDS encoding response regulator; translated protein: MIKVVVAEDHALVRQGIGMLLSANGDFKLVGETALGSEVEALVQQHRPDLLLLDLALGDSSGIEVARKVKRAVPQTRALIVTGNVYPGSVTNAFAAGADGFVLKHEQGDELLGAIHAVLSGNRYISPQVAKAMSASASHSPEGPEVSQTLTPREQQIVRLIAKGSSNQEIADALHISVLTARKHRQNVMIKLGLHNGAEIAAYAIKSGLSEAPDVSRNL
- a CDS encoding MFS transporter — its product is MTPAERRASASLALVFALRMLGLFIVLPVFALEAARLPGGDDPARVGFAMGLYGLTQAFLQMPVGLASDRYGRKPVIVAGLLLFALGSGIAAWAPDLTWLAIGRAVQGAGAISAAVTAFLADVTRDAVRTKAMAMVGASIALMFALSLVLAPMLAGWIGLSGIFAVTGVLALLAIAVVIWVAPPEPREHRPSDLQQVRTSLAEVLRDRGLLRLNLGVFVLHAVQLAMWMAVPAMLVSAGLAKADHAHVYLPAVAASLLVMGGVLFPMERRGHLRTAFLVSIALIGVVQLALWALAGAQPGLWTLGVLLFVFFIGFNTLEASQPSLVSRLAPVHARGAALGVYNTLQSVGFFVGGAAGGWLVRAHGAQGLFAACAAAVLVWLLVAWPMRVPPPANRR